Proteins encoded within one genomic window of Acidimicrobiales bacterium:
- a CDS encoding toxin-antitoxin system HicB family antitoxin, producing the protein MKQLLLRVPEDVHARLAARAQREGRSINSIATEILDLTVDVDKGDLRARVRAKAAALGMLHPGTTDGGPRMTPEERQRALDSTRGLGPIADRLIDEERNRL; encoded by the coding sequence ATGAAGCAGCTCCTCCTCCGAGTCCCCGAGGACGTCCACGCCCGCCTCGCCGCTCGCGCCCAGCGCGAGGGGCGCAGCATCAACTCGATCGCCACCGAGATCCTCGACCTGACGGTCGACGTCGACAAGGGCGACCTCCGCGCCCGGGTCCGGGCGAAGGCCGCTGCTCTGGGCATGCTGCACCCGGGCACCACCGACGGCGGCCCGCGCATGACGCCGGAGGAACGCCAACGGGCCCTCGACTCGACACGCGGGCTCGGCCCGATCGCCGACCGGCTCATCGACGAGGAACGTAACCGGCTGTGA
- a CDS encoding type II toxin-antitoxin system VapC family toxin yields the protein MIAYIDSSTLVRAYLSDEPDHADALALLADADVAAVTGSWTWIEVSGALVRAARAGRGDADEFLKSLDEDLDAGGLITMMKVSQVDAEEKALGLVREYGIRAMDAWHLAAASLMLPELVGPGQTAAFATRDADQAKVAKSLGFEVI from the coding sequence GTGATCGCCTACATCGATTCCTCGACGCTCGTGCGGGCCTACCTCTCGGATGAGCCCGACCATGCCGACGCGCTCGCGTTGCTGGCCGATGCGGACGTGGCGGCCGTCACCGGCAGCTGGACGTGGATCGAGGTGTCCGGGGCGCTCGTGCGGGCGGCCAGAGCCGGCCGGGGCGACGCGGACGAGTTCCTGAAGTCGCTCGACGAGGACCTCGACGCGGGCGGGCTGATCACCATGATGAAGGTGTCCCAGGTCGACGCGGAGGAGAAGGCGCTCGGGTTGGTGCGTGAGTACGGCATCCGGGCGATGGATGCGTGGCACCTCGCGGCGGCGTCGCTGATGCTGCCCGAGCTGGTCGGGCCGGGCCAGACCGCCGCGTTCGCCACGAGGGACGCCGATCAGGCGAAAGTGGCGAAGTCACTGGGGTTCGAGGTGATCTGA
- the cmk gene encoding (d)CMP kinase — protein sequence MIAIDGPAGSGKSTVARLLAERLGLEYLDTGAMYRGVTFAAIRRGIDPADPEPVAHLAKVVEMEITDSSIRVDGVDASIEIRGPEVSRAVSVVSANPQVREELVRRQREWAYKRDGGVMEGRDIGTVVFPDAVLKVYLTARPEVRVERRAAEASDLSYEAVAADITRRDTYDSGREASPLQQASDSVALDTSDLSLDEIVEEIVELLARRVDEGHVDD from the coding sequence GTGATCGCGATCGATGGGCCGGCCGGATCGGGGAAGTCGACCGTGGCGAGGCTGTTGGCCGAGCGGCTGGGCCTCGAGTACCTCGACACGGGGGCGATGTACCGGGGGGTGACGTTCGCCGCGATCCGGCGGGGGATCGACCCGGCCGATCCCGAGCCCGTGGCCCACCTGGCCAAGGTCGTCGAGATGGAGATCACCGACAGCTCGATCCGGGTCGACGGGGTCGACGCGTCGATCGAGATCCGGGGTCCCGAGGTGTCGCGGGCGGTGTCGGTCGTGTCCGCCAACCCGCAGGTGCGCGAGGAGCTGGTGCGCCGCCAGCGCGAGTGGGCCTACAAGCGCGACGGCGGCGTGATGGAGGGGCGCGACATCGGCACGGTCGTCTTCCCCGACGCGGTGCTCAAGGTGTACCTCACGGCCCGGCCCGAGGTCCGCGTCGAGCGGCGGGCCGCCGAGGCGTCCGACCTTAGCTACGAGGCCGTGGCCGCCGACATCACCCGGCGAGACACCTACGACTCCGGCCGGGAGGCGTCGCCGCTGCAGCAGGCGTCCGACTCGGTGGCGCTCGACACCAGCGACCTCAGCCTCGACGAGATCGTGGAGGAGATCGTCGAGCTGCTGGCCCGGAGGGTCGACGAGGGTCACGTCGATGACTGA
- a CDS encoding lysophospholipid acyltransferase family protein translates to MTDVASEEAEKDEAAKATKVDTARADPIDVHPPKWYERAVYRGIHLLLTAIAAVWLRVEVVGKENVPKNGPFVLAPVHRSNVDFLLVALVRTSRMRYMGKASIWKYKWPGRFFNMLGAFPVHRGHADRASLRTCMQVIEYGEPLVMFPEGTRQAGPVVQEVFDGTAYVAARTGVPLVPVGIGGSEEAMPKGAKFLKPHKVVLVVGEPIPVPKGDGTGRVPRRVVRELTEELHTAVQTVFDDARRRAGTA, encoded by the coding sequence ATGACTGACGTGGCGTCGGAGGAAGCGGAGAAGGACGAGGCCGCCAAGGCCACCAAAGTCGATACGGCCCGGGCCGACCCGATCGACGTCCACCCGCCCAAGTGGTACGAGCGGGCGGTCTACCGCGGGATCCACCTGCTCCTCACGGCGATCGCCGCGGTGTGGCTGCGGGTCGAGGTCGTCGGCAAGGAGAACGTGCCGAAGAACGGGCCGTTCGTGCTGGCGCCCGTCCACCGGTCGAACGTCGACTTCCTGCTGGTGGCCCTCGTGCGCACCAGCCGGATGCGCTACATGGGCAAGGCGTCGATCTGGAAGTACAAGTGGCCCGGCCGCTTCTTCAACATGCTGGGCGCCTTCCCCGTGCACCGGGGCCACGCCGACCGGGCGTCGCTGCGCACCTGCATGCAGGTGATCGAGTACGGCGAGCCGCTGGTCATGTTCCCCGAGGGCACCCGTCAGGCGGGGCCGGTGGTGCAGGAGGTGTTCGACGGCACCGCCTACGTCGCCGCCCGCACCGGTGTGCCGCTGGTGCCGGTGGGCATCGGCGGCTCCGAGGAGGCCATGCCCAAGGGCGCCAAGTTCCTCAAGCCCCACAAGGTGGTGCTGGTGGTGGGCGAGCCCATCCCGGTCCCGAAGGGCGACGGCACCGGCCGCGTGCCCCGCCGGGTCGTCCGGGAGCTGACCGAGGAGCTGCACACCGCGGTGCAGACGGTGTTCGACGACGCCCGCCGCCGCGCCGGCACCGCGTAG
- the ispH gene encoding 4-hydroxy-3-methylbut-2-enyl diphosphate reductase translates to MAVEKVLLAAPRGFCAGVEMAIKALAWMVRAFEPPVYCYHEIVHNQLVVDRFRDLGVVFVDDIAEVPDGQPIMLSAHGSAPEVVAAARAKGSYVVNAVCPLVTKVHHEVKVRAGKGFRIVYVGHEGHEEAVGTMAVAPEAIDLVESIAEVDAIEIADPETPVALLAQTTLSHRDWSAIAERAAERFPALWRPGRSDLCFATTNRQSALAEIAPRSDAVVVIGSANSSNTRALERLAVESGCPRVFRVNGAAELPDDLTGIVGVTAGASAPEELVEAVIAHLAPTAGVEEVRITDEDEYFPPPRELRDMLAGIDVAATFAFGGSVPDRPSLNDRHLEASDVLSLL, encoded by the coding sequence GTGGCCGTCGAGAAGGTGTTGCTGGCAGCGCCGCGGGGCTTCTGCGCCGGGGTGGAGATGGCGATCAAGGCTCTCGCCTGGATGGTGCGGGCCTTCGAGCCGCCTGTGTACTGCTACCACGAGATCGTCCACAACCAGCTGGTGGTCGACCGCTTCCGCGACCTCGGCGTGGTGTTCGTCGACGACATCGCCGAGGTGCCCGACGGCCAGCCCATCATGCTCTCGGCCCACGGCTCCGCCCCCGAGGTGGTCGCGGCGGCCAGGGCCAAGGGCTCCTACGTGGTGAACGCGGTGTGCCCGCTGGTCACCAAGGTGCACCACGAGGTGAAGGTGCGGGCCGGCAAGGGCTTCCGCATCGTCTACGTGGGCCACGAGGGTCACGAGGAGGCGGTCGGCACGATGGCCGTCGCCCCCGAGGCCATCGACCTGGTCGAGTCGATCGCCGAGGTCGACGCCATCGAGATCGCCGACCCCGAGACGCCCGTCGCGCTCCTGGCCCAGACCACGCTGTCGCACCGCGACTGGTCGGCGATCGCCGAGCGGGCCGCCGAGCGCTTCCCCGCCCTGTGGCGCCCCGGCCGCAGCGACCTGTGCTTCGCCACCACCAACCGGCAGTCGGCGCTGGCCGAGATCGCCCCCCGCAGCGACGCGGTGGTGGTGATCGGGTCGGCGAACTCGTCGAACACGCGGGCGCTGGAGCGGCTGGCGGTCGAGTCGGGCTGCCCCCGGGTGTTCCGGGTGAACGGCGCCGCCGAGCTGCCCGACGACCTCACGGGGATCGTGGGCGTCACCGCCGGGGCGTCGGCCCCCGAGGAGCTGGTCGAGGCCGTGATCGCCCACCTCGCCCCGACGGCGGGCGTCGAGGAGGTGCGCATCACCGACGAGGACGAGTACTTCCCCCCGCCCCGCGAGCTGCGCGACATGCTCGCCGGCATCGACGTGGCCGCCACGTTCGCGTTCGGTGGCTCCGTCCCCGACCGCCCGTCGCTCAACGACCGCCACCTCGAGGCCAGCGACGTGCTGTCACTCCTCTGA
- a CDS encoding DUF512 domain-containing protein gives MSVPRVVAVAPGSPAARAGVAEGDEILTVNGEMPRDLIEWRMLVDEPHVVLDIRRGTLAETSLAVDKQAGEPLGVEVHSALFDRVRTCDNHCEFCFIYQLPPGLRRSLYLKDDDYRLSFLYGNFTTLTRFTEADLERVVTEGLSPLYVSIHATDPEVRSELLRNRRGATSLRWLRALLDHGVEVHGQVVVCPGVNDGAVLDDTLAGVLDRYPELASLCIVPLGVSRYNREARMRPHTRSEAEAVVEAVDDWQSVFLSALGRRLVFAGDEYYLLAARPFPSASTYGDFSMHEDGIGMARSFEAELLGPAEQAHRNVHGNARIPSASVHISGCERGGFFQWADGDLSKSVDSEYEPYRTVRSSEQSEQSVQLSPRKDAPVAILTAPYGAQVLEPLVAQLGRPEVRLVPVENRYFGGNIAVSGLMVGEDLQRVLLDQPSGHRYLLPDVCLSQGRFLDGTGPEDLPHPVEVVPTTGAALRDALGLVTS, from the coding sequence ATGTCCGTTCCCCGTGTCGTCGCTGTCGCGCCCGGTTCCCCTGCCGCGCGCGCCGGCGTGGCGGAGGGCGACGAGATCCTCACGGTGAACGGCGAGATGCCCCGTGACCTCATCGAATGGCGGATGCTGGTGGACGAGCCCCACGTCGTGCTCGACATCCGGCGGGGGACGCTGGCCGAGACGTCGCTGGCCGTCGACAAGCAGGCCGGCGAGCCGCTGGGCGTCGAGGTGCACTCCGCCCTGTTCGACCGGGTGCGCACCTGCGACAACCACTGCGAGTTCTGCTTCATCTACCAGCTGCCCCCGGGTCTGCGCCGCAGCCTCTACCTGAAGGACGACGACTACCGGCTGTCGTTCCTCTATGGGAACTTCACCACGCTCACCCGCTTCACCGAGGCCGACCTGGAGCGGGTCGTGACCGAGGGGCTCAGCCCGCTGTACGTGTCGATCCACGCCACCGACCCCGAGGTGCGGTCGGAGCTGCTGCGCAACCGGCGGGGCGCCACGAGCCTGCGCTGGCTGCGGGCGCTGCTCGACCACGGCGTCGAGGTGCACGGCCAGGTGGTGGTGTGCCCGGGCGTCAACGACGGTGCGGTGCTGGACGACACGCTGGCCGGCGTGCTCGACCGCTACCCCGAGCTGGCGTCGCTGTGCATCGTGCCGCTGGGGGTGTCGCGCTACAACCGGGAGGCCCGGATGCGGCCGCACACCCGGTCGGAGGCGGAGGCCGTCGTCGAGGCCGTGGACGACTGGCAGTCGGTCTTCCTGTCCGCCCTGGGCCGCCGCCTGGTCTTCGCCGGCGACGAGTACTACCTGCTCGCGGCCCGCCCGTTCCCGTCCGCGTCAACGTACGGCGACTTCTCCATGCACGAGGACGGCATCGGCATGGCCCGCTCGTTCGAGGCCGAGCTCCTCGGCCCCGCCGAGCAAGCCCACCGAAATGTGCACGGAAACGCACGGATTCCGTCCGCTTCGGTGCACATTTCGGGGTGTGAGCGCGGCGGCTTCTTCCAGTGGGCCGACGGCGACCTATCGAAGTCCGTCGACTCGGAGTACGAGCCCTACCGCACGGTCCGGTCGTCCGAGCAGTCCGAGCAGTCCGTGCAGCTGAGCCCCCGGAAGGACGCTCCCGTCGCCATCCTCACCGCCCCGTACGGCGCCCAGGTGCTGGAGCCGCTCGTGGCCCAGCTCGGCCGCCCCGAGGTCCGCCTCGTCCCCGTCGAGAACCGCTACTTCGGTGGCAACATCGCCGTGTCGGGCCTGATGGTCGGCGAGGACCTGCAGCGCGTGCTGCTCGACCAGCCCTCGGGCCACCGCTACCTGCTTCCCGACGTCTGCCTGTCGCAGGGGCGCTTCCTCGACGGCACCGGCCCCGAGGACCTGCCGCACCCCGTCGAGGTCGTCCCCACCACGGGCGCCGCGCTCCGCGACGCTCTCGGCCTGGTGACCTCGTGA
- the der gene encoding ribosome biogenesis GTPase Der, whose amino-acid sequence MTQPVVAIVGRPNVGKSTLINRVVGRRAAIVEERPGVTRDRKDLDANWLGRDFLIVDTGGWMVGGDTLDQKVSHQAERAIADADLVLLVVDATTGITEDDSRVAELLRRSGKPVLLVANKVDDLTHENLKWELLSLGLGEPLTVSALHGRGSGDLLDRVVDMLPPADEPELVVDDDLDAAEKSEDETAVSVAIIGRPNVGKSTLFNRLIGDDRAVVHDMPGTTRDAIDTVIETELGRIRLVDTAGMRRKSKVSEATEYYSLVRALEAVDKSEVALLVIDSVDGVTGQDQRLAERIDAAGCPIVVLLNKWELLNTEQRADLRWQVGDKLRFVGEAPVLPITAISGKGVHKLMPALENSIDAYHRRVPTRKVNDVIQAAQQMQAAPGGARVLYATQGATDPPTFTLFANRELPRTYLRYIERKLREAFDLGATPVKLRVRRRTS is encoded by the coding sequence GTGACCCAGCCCGTCGTCGCCATCGTCGGCCGACCCAACGTCGGCAAGTCGACGCTGATCAACCGGGTCGTCGGCCGCCGGGCCGCGATCGTGGAGGAGCGGCCCGGCGTCACCCGCGACCGCAAGGACCTCGACGCCAACTGGCTGGGCCGCGACTTCCTCATCGTCGACACCGGCGGCTGGATGGTCGGTGGCGACACCCTCGACCAGAAGGTGAGCCACCAGGCGGAGCGGGCCATCGCCGACGCCGACCTCGTCCTCCTCGTGGTCGACGCGACCACCGGCATCACCGAGGACGACAGCCGCGTCGCCGAGCTGCTGCGCCGCTCCGGCAAGCCGGTCCTCCTGGTCGCCAACAAGGTCGACGATCTCACCCACGAGAACCTGAAGTGGGAGCTCCTGTCGCTCGGCCTGGGCGAGCCCCTCACCGTGAGCGCCCTCCACGGCCGGGGTTCCGGCGACCTGCTCGACCGGGTGGTCGACATGCTGCCGCCGGCCGACGAGCCCGAGCTGGTCGTGGACGACGACCTCGACGCGGCCGAGAAGTCCGAGGACGAGACCGCTGTGTCGGTCGCCATCATCGGCCGGCCGAACGTGGGCAAGTCGACCCTCTTCAACCGCCTCATCGGCGACGACCGGGCCGTCGTCCACGACATGCCCGGCACCACCCGCGACGCCATCGACACCGTGATCGAGACCGAGCTGGGGCGCATCCGGCTGGTCGACACCGCGGGCATGCGGCGCAAGTCCAAGGTGTCGGAGGCGACCGAGTACTACTCGCTCGTCCGGGCGCTGGAGGCGGTCGACAAGTCCGAGGTGGCGCTGCTGGTGATCGACTCCGTCGATGGCGTCACCGGCCAGGACCAGCGGTTGGCCGAGCGGATCGACGCCGCCGGCTGCCCCATCGTCGTGCTGTTGAACAAGTGGGAGCTGCTCAACACGGAGCAGCGGGCCGACCTGCGCTGGCAGGTGGGTGACAAGCTGCGGTTCGTCGGCGAGGCCCCGGTGCTGCCGATCACCGCGATCTCGGGCAAGGGCGTGCACAAGCTGATGCCGGCGCTGGAGAACAGCATCGACGCCTACCACCGGCGGGTGCCCACCCGGAAGGTCAACGACGTGATCCAGGCGGCCCAGCAGATGCAGGCGGCGCCCGGCGGGGCCCGCGTCCTCTACGCCACGCAGGGGGCGACCGACCCGCCGACGTTCACGCTGTTCGCCAACCGCGAGCTGCCCCGGACCTACCTCCGCTACATCGAGCGCAAGCTGCGGGAGGCGTTCGACCTGGGCGCCACGCCCGTGAAGCTCCGCGTCCGCCGCCGGACGTCGTGA
- a CDS encoding PP2C family protein-serine/threonine phosphatase yields MSLVLTLVAVACFLASVVWGRSALRVRSVWRRVEGEHGSDADTVVLFRSSFRKDLHNATLYGAVAVGASAVAIWGTSAAPVFALVLIPVAASLGYSREMVKDTHLAEDRASIERRAEEVLTQEELAPRRWAARLAPEDLPDFAGFELGRVYQAGTGMMAGDFYDVFQLDTHRIAAVIGDVTGRGIEPSITAFQAKYLLRVFLRQYRDPAQALEELNTQMSALERGEEFISLVVVVFDTDAGTLRFSSAGHPAAWLWHDKGVKPLRATGPLLMLDPHSRFHSREIPLALGDLLLLYTDGLAEVRNGEQIFGEERIANTLRRDPGATPAVLCKSLLEAARDFASDPMSDDVAILAIRRT; encoded by the coding sequence ATGAGTTTGGTCCTGACCCTCGTGGCCGTCGCGTGCTTCCTCGCCTCTGTGGTGTGGGGGCGGTCGGCCCTCCGTGTCCGCTCGGTGTGGCGCCGCGTGGAGGGTGAGCACGGGTCCGACGCCGACACAGTTGTCCTGTTCCGCTCGTCGTTCCGCAAGGACCTCCACAACGCCACTCTGTACGGCGCGGTGGCGGTCGGTGCCAGCGCCGTGGCGATCTGGGGCACGTCGGCGGCTCCGGTGTTCGCCCTGGTGCTCATCCCCGTCGCGGCGTCGCTCGGCTACAGCCGTGAGATGGTGAAGGACACCCACCTCGCCGAGGACCGGGCGTCGATCGAGCGCCGGGCCGAGGAGGTGCTCACCCAGGAGGAGCTGGCGCCGAGGCGCTGGGCCGCCCGCCTGGCGCCCGAGGACCTGCCCGACTTCGCCGGGTTCGAGCTCGGCCGGGTCTACCAGGCCGGCACCGGCATGATGGCCGGCGACTTCTACGACGTGTTCCAGCTCGACACGCACCGCATCGCCGCGGTGATCGGCGACGTGACCGGCCGCGGCATCGAGCCGTCGATCACGGCGTTCCAGGCGAAGTACCTGCTGCGGGTCTTCCTGCGCCAGTACCGCGATCCGGCGCAGGCGCTGGAGGAGCTGAACACCCAGATGTCGGCGCTCGAGCGCGGCGAGGAGTTCATCTCGCTGGTGGTCGTGGTGTTCGACACCGACGCCGGCACGCTGCGGTTCTCCTCGGCGGGCCACCCGGCGGCGTGGCTGTGGCACGACAAGGGCGTCAAGCCGCTGCGGGCCACCGGTCCGCTGCTGATGCTCGACCCCCACTCCCGCTTCCACAGCCGGGAGATCCCGCTGGCGCTGGGCGACCTGCTGCTGCTCTACACCGACGGGCTGGCCGAGGTGCGCAACGGCGAGCAGATCTTCGGCGAGGAGCGCATCGCCAACACCCTGCGGCGCGACCCGGGGGCGACGCCGGCGGTGCTGTGCAAGAGCCTGCTGGAGGCGGCACGCGACTTCGCGTCCGACCCGATGTCGGACGACGTCGCCATCCTCGCGATCCGCCGCACCTGA